In one window of Fodinibius salicampi DNA:
- a CDS encoding PQQ-binding-like beta-propeller repeat protein, which yields MNTRSCFKGIILVCLALLLQNCASTNEATIPRGWTYNLNWENYNSAESTKSDYLIVQSKEDMVLLDGNDGRIVVDDIRERGGFFSEISRDFKEQVKEDLLVSQRVNIKYFHKELPQLGTILLFNQVEKGDQVQSYDLKTGEEKWSSTSYVWNLDKYEDIANIAINELMGGSLGAKGMSAVALQTRLIQSMIQEVPEKDAFLFRTVEKLYLINHETGEVLWENEAMVGTGIAAVNYLPQSNEFLIASSMSGLRDVLENVNEERELKQLILVDANTGDLSWKSEYQGRSEQVKSIAVKNDKVHLNFNGGSMEIFNFLDGERIWGTRDGSLEGNTKLASFTGNYNLMETIETAAPQLDGEYLYAVNPKNIKAVGLPDKQIQKFDYATGEVLWDIELEKTTDIRDMLLWDNNVIVRLSSQLPDTMSGNVSNILGGVKDLGFYAFNQEDGTLNWQLSEPFKNHVTNVVYGENKAWAAGGESLYKFSLDDGTVLVDSSYEDYEIGEIKYIHESGDKLVLVGFKGMAIVDKGDLTMLFSESPNGRLTSYEINDRFLIVKMRRLLSGKENIYVYNLTGASPITSFTLTPPEKDIGGVLGSKGYYPTNNFKQLITITERGIESYEVY from the coding sequence ATATGGTATTATTGGATGGGAATGACGGGCGCATTGTAGTGGACGATATCCGTGAAAGGGGAGGATTTTTCTCAGAGATTAGCCGTGACTTTAAAGAACAGGTTAAAGAAGACTTGCTAGTGAGTCAGCGGGTGAATATCAAATATTTTCACAAGGAACTGCCTCAATTGGGGACGATACTGCTGTTTAACCAGGTAGAGAAAGGAGATCAGGTGCAAAGTTATGACCTCAAAACAGGCGAAGAAAAATGGTCTTCTACTTCATACGTCTGGAATCTGGACAAATATGAGGATATTGCGAATATCGCTATTAATGAACTCATGGGAGGTAGTTTGGGAGCTAAAGGTATGTCGGCCGTTGCCCTCCAAACCAGGTTAATTCAAAGCATGATTCAGGAAGTGCCGGAAAAGGATGCGTTTCTGTTTCGTACGGTTGAGAAACTCTATCTAATTAACCATGAGACGGGAGAAGTACTGTGGGAAAATGAAGCGATGGTTGGTACGGGTATCGCAGCAGTGAACTACCTGCCACAGAGCAACGAGTTCCTAATTGCAAGCAGTATGTCGGGTCTTCGAGATGTACTCGAAAATGTAAATGAGGAGCGAGAGTTAAAGCAACTTATTCTTGTGGATGCGAATACCGGGGACCTCTCATGGAAATCGGAATATCAGGGACGCAGTGAGCAGGTAAAAAGCATCGCGGTCAAAAATGACAAGGTTCATTTGAATTTTAACGGTGGATCGATGGAAATATTTAACTTTTTGGATGGCGAGCGTATTTGGGGTACACGCGACGGATCACTTGAAGGGAATACTAAGTTAGCCAGCTTTACCGGCAACTATAATTTAATGGAAACGATTGAAACAGCTGCTCCTCAACTTGATGGGGAGTATTTGTATGCTGTAAATCCCAAAAATATAAAAGCAGTAGGTTTGCCTGATAAGCAGATTCAGAAGTTTGACTATGCAACAGGAGAAGTACTATGGGATATAGAACTGGAAAAGACCACGGATATTCGGGATATGTTACTGTGGGATAATAACGTAATCGTACGTCTGTCCTCCCAATTACCTGATACCATGTCAGGGAATGTTTCAAATATATTAGGTGGTGTAAAGGATTTAGGATTTTATGCTTTTAATCAAGAAGATGGAACACTTAACTGGCAGCTTAGTGAACCTTTTAAAAATCATGTAACCAATGTTGTATATGGAGAAAATAAAGCTTGGGCAGCAGGTGGAGAATCCCTATACAAATTCAGTCTGGACGATGGAACCGTCTTAGTCGACTCTTCTTATGAAGACTATGAGATAGGAGAGATAAAATATATACACGAATCTGGTGATAAGCTTGTTTTAGTTGGTTTTAAAGGTATGGCAATAGTAGATAAAGGAGATTTGACTATGTTATTCAGTGAGTCACCGAATGGACGATTAACAAGCTATGAGATAAATGATCGTTTTCTTATCGTCAAGATGAGGCGATTGTTATCCGGGAAAGAAAATATCTATGTATATAATCTTACCGGTGCTTCTCCGATTACGAGCTTTACCTTAACTCCGCCGGAAAAAGATATTGGAGGAGTGCTTGGTAGTAAAGGATATTATCCAACGAACAATTTTAAACAGCTTATTACGATTACTGAAAGAGGAATAGAAAGCTATGAGGTGTACTGA
- a CDS encoding lytic murein transglycosylase produces MTNLLTTFKNILSSGIILLLLGNSNIGTAHSVHEHGPNSNTGISPTIDDTISAHSKYSQALTELIDIFHKKEYQTSHLFQDERFEIYGEIDQRFKRSAERKSINLEEYKQILGFEEKKRRAVTFMQEHSDQLQKAEQEYGISKYVITAIIGIESDFGQNIGSYNPFNAYVSMYAVGYRADFAKAQLIELLDFTKRHNIDVFDLKSSYAGAMSSAQFIPYSLNKWFVGDDIFDMDNNIMSVANYLAHFQKRTNDLRTSVLRYNPSGLYADTVLALADEIKQRQLSTAAR; encoded by the coding sequence ATGACAAACTTACTTACTACATTTAAAAATATTCTTTCGAGTGGGATTATTCTCCTGTTATTAGGGAATTCCAATATTGGTACAGCCCATTCTGTTCATGAGCATGGCCCTAATTCAAATACCGGAATTTCCCCAACCATTGATGATACCATCTCCGCCCACTCTAAATACAGTCAAGCCTTGACAGAACTCATTGATATTTTTCACAAAAAAGAATATCAAACATCCCATTTATTTCAGGATGAGCGTTTTGAAATCTATGGAGAAATTGATCAACGGTTTAAACGATCCGCAGAACGTAAATCTATAAATTTAGAAGAATATAAACAGATTCTGGGCTTTGAAGAAAAGAAAAGACGGGCTGTAACCTTTATGCAAGAACATTCCGACCAACTGCAAAAGGCCGAACAAGAATACGGTATTTCCAAATATGTTATTACCGCCATTATCGGTATTGAATCAGATTTTGGTCAGAATATTGGCAGTTATAACCCCTTTAACGCCTATGTATCCATGTATGCTGTGGGATATCGCGCCGATTTTGCAAAAGCCCAGCTAATTGAACTACTTGACTTTACTAAACGTCACAATATTGACGTCTTTGATCTAAAATCCAGTTATGCAGGTGCGATGTCCTCCGCCCAATTCATCCCCTACTCCTTGAATAAATGGTTTGTGGGAGACGATATTTTTGACATGGATAATAATATCATGTCGGTCGCTAACTATCTGGCACATTTTCAAAAGCGAACGAATGATCTGCGAACTTCAGTGTTACGATATAACCCCAGCGGTCTTTACGCGGACACTGTACTAGCTTTAGCGGATGAAATTAAACAGCGCCAACTGTCTACTGCTGCAAGATGA
- a CDS encoding beta-N-acetylhexosaminidase, with translation MSNYNCFIKRLQVIFILLLVGIFSVNTIHAQNSDSISIIPEPVSMEVQEGSFHLERNTVIKADLSQEEIKSIVKQLKKAIDSATGYDLPLVGLDADQYPENIISLSIDKESVDHKEGYQLSVTDGEISLKASTSTGLFYGIQSLLQLLPAQIYQTDYTLVPQDTEWTIPAVEIEDYPRFAYRGLHLDVGRHLFPVDFIKRYIDLIAMHKMNRFHWHLTEDQGWRIEIKQYPKLTEIGAWRDSTLVGHYGSDIYDGERYGGYYTQDEVREIVAYAQKKQVTVIPEIELPGHASAALAAYPELGCLENKNYKVQTTWGVFEDIYCPSEETFTFLENVLTEVMELFPSEYIHIGGDEAPKTQWENSELAQQVIEREGLEDEHELQSYFITRIEEFLNEHGRQIIGWDEILEGGLAPNATVMSWRGIQGGIEAAKQHHDVVMTPGTHLYLDHYQATPDSEPLAIGGFTTLEKTYSYEPIPEELTEEESQYILGAQGNVWTEYMHSPEKVEYMAYPRASALAEVNWSPKEKRNWEHFWQRLQTQFDRFEILGINAAEHFRGKQPELENPEK, from the coding sequence ATGAGTAACTACAACTGCTTTATAAAACGTTTACAAGTAATATTCATTCTCTTATTAGTTGGCATCTTTTCCGTTAATACCATTCACGCACAAAATAGTGACAGTATCTCCATTATTCCGGAACCAGTTTCAATGGAAGTACAGGAAGGGTCCTTTCACCTGGAGCGAAATACCGTTATTAAAGCTGACCTTTCCCAAGAAGAGATAAAAAGTATTGTCAAACAACTTAAAAAAGCCATTGATTCTGCCACTGGTTACGATCTACCTCTTGTAGGCTTAGATGCTGATCAATATCCGGAAAATATTATTTCCTTATCTATTGATAAAGAGTCTGTCGATCACAAAGAAGGATACCAATTAAGTGTAACGGATGGAGAAATCTCCCTGAAGGCATCCACATCCACTGGATTATTTTACGGGATACAATCGCTGCTGCAACTTCTGCCTGCACAGATTTATCAAACAGACTATACTTTAGTCCCCCAAGATACAGAATGGACGATCCCTGCTGTAGAAATTGAGGATTACCCGCGCTTCGCCTATCGTGGACTCCATCTGGATGTGGGACGGCATCTGTTCCCGGTTGATTTTATCAAGCGCTACATCGACCTGATTGCGATGCATAAAATGAATCGTTTCCATTGGCATCTGACGGAAGACCAGGGCTGGCGCATTGAAATCAAGCAATATCCCAAATTAACGGAAATAGGTGCCTGGAGAGATTCGACGCTTGTCGGTCACTATGGCTCGGATATTTACGACGGCGAGCGTTACGGCGGTTACTATACCCAGGATGAAGTGCGCGAGATCGTTGCTTATGCACAAAAGAAGCAGGTTACGGTAATACCCGAAATTGAACTTCCGGGTCATGCTTCGGCTGCATTAGCAGCTTATCCCGAGTTAGGATGCCTGGAAAATAAAAATTATAAAGTTCAGACAACCTGGGGAGTATTTGAAGATATTTACTGTCCCAGTGAAGAAACCTTTACCTTTCTTGAGAATGTACTCACAGAAGTTATGGAGTTATTTCCCAGCGAATACATCCATATCGGCGGAGATGAAGCCCCCAAAACGCAATGGGAAAATAGCGAGCTCGCCCAGCAGGTTATTGAACGTGAAGGACTCGAAGATGAACATGAACTTCAAAGCTATTTTATTACCCGTATTGAGGAATTTTTAAACGAGCATGGCCGACAAATTATCGGCTGGGATGAGATACTGGAAGGTGGTTTAGCTCCAAATGCAACGGTAATGAGCTGGCGCGGTATTCAAGGAGGAATCGAGGCAGCGAAACAACATCATGATGTGGTTATGACACCCGGCACCCATCTATATTTGGATCATTACCAGGCTACTCCCGATTCTGAGCCCTTGGCTATTGGTGGGTTTACCACATTAGAAAAGACATACTCCTATGAACCCATACCGGAAGAACTTACAGAGGAAGAATCTCAGTATATTTTGGGAGCCCAGGGAAATGTATGGACTGAATATATGCACTCTCCTGAAAAAGTTGAATATATGGCTTACCCTCGCGCATCGGCACTGGCAGAGGTTAACTGGTCCCCCAAAGAAAAAAGGAACTGGGAACATTTCTGGCAACGATTACAGACTCAATTCGATCGTTTTGAAATATTAGGCATTAATGCGGCAGAACATTTTCGCGGGAAGCAACCCGAACTGGAAAATCCGGAAAAATAA